Part of the Thermococcus sp. genome is shown below.
AGCGAGAGCGACGTTTCCTATGGCGACGTTGAACGCTTCTGGGGGGAGCCATTCATAAGGGAAAGGCTGGACGACGTTACATATTTGATTCACCCGAACAGCTTTTTCCAGACGAACACTTATCAGGCGGTCAACCTAGTTAGAAAAGTTGCCAAGCTCGCCAACGGTGAAAGGGTTCTTGACCTTTACTCTGGCGTTGGGACGTTTGGGGTCTACTTGGCGAAGAGGGGCTTTAGAGTTGAGGGGATAGAAATCAACCCCTTCGCCGTTGAGATGGCCAACGAAAACGCCCGAATAAACAACGTTGAGGCAACCTTCAAGGTTGGAAGCGACAAAGACGTCGAAAGCCTTTCAAACTACGATACTGTTATTGTTGACCCACCCAGGGCGGGCCTTCATCCAAAGCTAATCCGAAAAATACTGAGAGACGAACCCGAAAGGCTTATTTACGTATCCTGCAACCCCAAAACGCTCGCCGAAAACATATCCCACCTGAAGGAGAAGTACAGAATCGAGAGTGCCGTGGGCCTTGACATGTTTCCACATACGCCACACGTTGAAGCCGTGGTTGAATTAAAGAGGTTCGAGACCTAAACCGAAAAGACCGATACCTTAATAAATGGTGGGTGCGTAATTAGAACTTAGGTGGTGGATTGTGCTTGATGAGAGGGACAGGATTATACTTGACATGCTCACCAAAGACGCTAGAACACCCTTCACGGAGATAGCCAAAGTCCTCGGTATCAGTGAGACGGCGGTGAGAAAACGAGTTAAGGCCCTTGAAGAGGCCGGGGTAATAAAGCAGTACACGATAGTCGTTGACCCGGCAAAGCTCGGCTACAACCTCGTAAGCATTACCGGAATAGATACCAAGCCGGAGAAGATTTTTGAGGTGGCGAGCAAGCTCAAAGAGTTCGACTTCGTGAGGCACGTCTACCTCACGAGCGGTGACCACATGATAATGGCCGAAGTCTGGGCAAAGGACGGCGAGGACCTCTCGGACATCATCTCAAACAAAATCGGAAGGATTGACGGCGTCCTCAAGGTTTGTCCGGCGATTATCCTCGAAAGGATGAAGTGAACCGGGGACCTCTTTTAACTTCTTCTTGAGGTCCCAAATCAATTTTAAAACATCCACTTCTCCGAGAATAAGCTAGAAGCAACTTGACAGCGAGGTTTATTTCATTCAAAAGGACTTTGAGAAAAGCTCAAAATTCTGGTGGTCCCGCGGCCCGGATTTGAACCGGGGACCTGCGGATCTACAGTCCGCCGCCACTCCCAGGCTAGGCTACCGCGGGACCCTACTGGGTGGCCCGAACCATTATCCCCGGGACAGGTTTATAAATTTTTCCCCTCGAATACCTGCGGTGGGAAAATGGACGAGCCGATAACAGTCGCAATCCCCCTAGCGAGAAGGATGGCAATCGTCATGGTCAATGACAAGAGGCTACCCTCGGGCGAGGAAGTCCGGGACTTCCTGAAGGAACTCGGTCTCGAGGAACTTTATCAAGGCAGGGGGCTGGCACTGTTCAGGAGCAGTGACGTGATAGCCCTACTCTTCCCCAGGGAAAACATCGTAGTTGACCTTATTCCAGCGAGCGGGGAGGTGAGCGATGCCCTTGAGGTCATAGCGTATCACGACAGGAAACTCAACTCGCTAATCCTCGAAATCCTCCCGGCGAACGATTTGGAGTACGAGGGCAACATAGGGATTGAACCGGTTATAGTTAACATAGAAACCGGCGAGCTGGAGAGCAATCCCGTTCTCGGGGACTTCGAGGAGGATAAGGACGGTATCTACCTCGTTATCGATAGTGAGACCTTCGAGCGCTGGAAGGAGAGTGGAAACTTAGATACGTGCCCAATATGTGGCGGTGAACTGAGGTGGCGCGGAAAGAGAGCAATCTGCCTCGACTGTGGTTACGGGGTTAAGGTTAAGTAAGTGCAGGACAAAGGATGAGTGTGGTGAAACATGATAGTCAAGTTTGAGGTATACTTCGATGGCGAATACTGGTGCGCCAAAGGAATCGATGACGATATCTTTACCCAGGGAAAAACCCTGGATGAACTCATGGAGAACATTAGAGAGGCAGTAGAACTCCACTTCGAGGAAGAGATAGAACGTGGAGAAGAAATCGTTGTTTTAACACTATCACAATTTGAGGTGTCTCGCGTTGAGCAGACTGCCAGTAGTTAGCGGGGAAAAACTGATAAAACTCCTGGAAAAACTTGGATACTCGGTGGTAAGACAGAGGGGTAGCCACGTCAGGCTTGAAAAGAGTACATCGATGGGGACACACAAGATAACCGTCCCATACCACGATGAAATCTCCAAGGGAACACTCAACGATATTCTCAACAAAGTTTCCCTTTGGAATGGAATTCCCAAGAAAGAGCTTATTGAGATGCTAAAAAAACTTTGAGGGTGATTAACGTGACAAGAGTAGCCAAGCGTCAGCTCGTTCGATACTCAAGAAAGGCCCACGAGAGGGG
Proteins encoded:
- a CDS encoding type II toxin-antitoxin system HicB family antitoxin, producing the protein MIVKFEVYFDGEYWCAKGIDDDIFTQGKTLDELMENIREAVELHFEEEIERGEEIVVLTLSQFEVSRVEQTASS
- the lrpA gene encoding HTH-type transcriptional regulator LrpA gives rise to the protein MLDERDRIILDMLTKDARTPFTEIAKVLGISETAVRKRVKALEEAGVIKQYTIVVDPAKLGYNLVSITGIDTKPEKIFEVASKLKEFDFVRHVYLTSGDHMIMAEVWAKDGEDLSDIISNKIGRIDGVLKVCPAIILERMK
- a CDS encoding type II toxin-antitoxin system HicA family toxin, with translation MSRLPVVSGEKLIKLLEKLGYSVVRQRGSHVRLEKSTSMGTHKITVPYHDEISKGTLNDILNKVSLWNGIPKKELIEMLKKL